Proteins co-encoded in one Stomoxys calcitrans chromosome 5, idStoCalc2.1, whole genome shotgun sequence genomic window:
- the LOC106083416 gene encoding uncharacterized protein LOC106083416 gives MKLFLLVTISLCVLYSQAIHGIVINDITVPNLVTISRNDSNDTINLDCDYELSDNEPNLLVKWFMNNKLIYQWIRGHEPAVLPYFRDFIELSKTSDEPDHEYRGLTLTNINIQLNGTYRCSVHTGAQYKSMEKDLHIVDISDDEISFNDRKVQNETHLECTVSNIFPKPILTLVSDNPNTVITMDKANVVLRENAHFDASLTAVAQNADGSDNFDCYVSFEGLPFNISAKAEAAELNENADSGALNVNTQTVVNILFVIVTLLMF, from the exons CTATCCATGGCATTGTCATAAACGATATTACTGTACCAAATCTGGTAACAATAAGCAGAAATGATTCAAATGACACCATCAATTTGGATTGTGATTACGAGTTGAGCGATAATGAGCCTAACTTATTGGTTAAATGGTTTATGAACAATAAACTCATATACCAATGGATACGAGGCCATGAACCAGCAGTACTG CCGTATTTTAGGGACTTTATTGAGCTGAGCAAAACTTCGGATGAACCAGATCATGAGTATCGTGGTCTTACTCTCACCAACATTAATATCCAATTGAATGGCACTTATAGGTGTTCCGTGCACACAGGAGCCCAATACAAATCTATGGAAAAGGATCTGCACATTGTGGATATCAGTGATGATGAGATCAGCTTTAATGATCGCAAGGTTCAAAATGAAACCCATCTGGAGTGTACCGTTAGCAATATCTTTCCAAAGCCCATATTAACACTAGT ttcGGATAATCCCAACACGGTTATAACCATGGATAAGGCCAATGTAGTGCTGCGAGAAAATGCCCATTTTGATGCATCCCTGACGGCAGTGGCTCAAAATGCTGATGGTTCGGATAATTTTGATTGTTATGTTTCCTTTGAGGGCTTGCCCTTTAACATCTCGGCTAAAGCTGAggcagccgaacttaatgaaaATGCAGATAGCGGTGCCCTAAATGTTAATACACAAACTGTTGTAAATATATTATTTGTTATTGTGACATTGTTGATGTTTTag